One genomic region from Deltaproteobacteria bacterium encodes:
- a CDS encoding DedA family protein, protein MLGRLLAATTAFIVAVISAGGYPGIVLLMAIESACIPLPSEIIMPFAGYLVYRGELGLLGVAVAGAAGCVVGSLVAYAVGARGGRPAIERWGRFVLLGHRELELAERWFARWGRQTVFWARLLPVVRTFIALPAGIAQMELWPFVWLTFAGSLPWCWALAYAGFKLAENWNEVHEKMHGFDTAVGVLVALVLAAALVHRLRALRTDPRPHPPS, encoded by the coding sequence ATGCTCGGGCGCCTGCTGGCCGCCACCACCGCCTTCATCGTCGCCGTCATCTCGGCCGGGGGCTACCCCGGCATCGTCCTCTTGATGGCGATCGAGAGCGCGTGCATCCCGCTGCCCTCGGAGATCATCATGCCGTTCGCCGGCTACCTCGTGTACCGCGGCGAGCTCGGGCTCCTCGGCGTGGCGGTCGCCGGCGCCGCCGGCTGCGTGGTGGGCTCGCTCGTCGCCTATGCCGTCGGCGCGCGGGGCGGGCGTCCGGCGATCGAGCGCTGGGGGCGCTTCGTCCTGCTCGGCCACCGCGAGCTCGAGCTCGCCGAGCGCTGGTTCGCGCGCTGGGGCCGGCAGACGGTCTTCTGGGCGCGCCTCCTCCCCGTGGTGCGCACCTTCATCGCGCTCCCGGCGGGCATCGCGCAGATGGAGCTCTGGCCCTTCGTGTGGCTCACCTTCGCGGGCTCGCTGCCGTGGTGCTGGGCGCTCGCCTATGCCGGCTTCAAGCTGGCGGAGAACTGGAACGAGGTGCACGAGAAGATGCACGGCTTCGACACGGCGGTGGGGGTGCTCGTCGCCCTCGTGCTGGCGGCGGCGCTCGTGCACCGCCTGCGTGCGCTGCGCACCGACCCGCGCCCGCATC
- a CDS encoding amino acid permease, with the protein MIGSGIFIVSADIARRLPAPGWLLAVWAIAGALTVTGALSYGHFAAAMPRAGGQYVYLTELYGPLWGFLYGWTLVLVIQTGTIAAVGVAFATYAGQLWPALAPTPLLALGTYESGAGTGAVLTVSPVQLVAVGVILLLTALNARGLEGGRRVQNVFTVAKVGTLLAVIALGLVFGGAAARAANLARPVFATDLGALGTVMQLGAAMVGALFSADAWANVTFTAGEVRDARRTVPRALVLGTGLVCSLYLVTNIAYLNVLPLAGTPDGTDALARGIQHAAADRVGSAVVERLAGGSLGATIMALGVMVSTFGCANGLVLAGARVAWAMARDGRFLAVAARLNARHVPGPALWLQGAWASVLALSGRYSDLLDYVIVAELLFYLLTVGGLLVLARRSGERPRGAGYPWLQLAYLVLVAALVVDLLVTKPAYTWGSVAVVASGVPFYALWGRSAAA; encoded by the coding sequence ATGATCGGCTCGGGCATCTTCATCGTCTCGGCCGACATCGCCCGCCGTCTGCCCGCACCCGGCTGGCTGCTCGCGGTGTGGGCCATCGCCGGGGCGCTCACCGTGACGGGCGCGCTCAGCTACGGGCACTTCGCCGCCGCCATGCCGCGCGCGGGCGGCCAGTACGTCTACCTGACCGAGCTGTACGGGCCGCTCTGGGGATTCCTCTACGGCTGGACGCTGGTGCTCGTGATCCAGACGGGGACCATCGCGGCGGTCGGGGTCGCCTTCGCGACCTATGCTGGCCAGCTCTGGCCGGCGCTTGCGCCGACCCCGCTGCTCGCGCTGGGAACCTACGAGAGCGGCGCCGGAACGGGCGCCGTCCTCACCGTGAGCCCGGTGCAGCTGGTCGCCGTGGGCGTGATCCTGCTGCTCACCGCCCTCAATGCGCGCGGCCTCGAGGGGGGCCGGCGGGTGCAGAACGTCTTCACGGTCGCCAAGGTCGGAACGTTGCTGGCCGTGATCGCGCTCGGCCTCGTGTTCGGCGGGGCCGCGGCGCGCGCCGCGAACCTGGCGCGGCCCGTATTCGCGACCGACCTCGGCGCGCTCGGGACTGTGATGCAGCTCGGCGCGGCGATGGTGGGCGCCCTCTTCTCCGCCGACGCGTGGGCCAACGTGACCTTCACGGCCGGCGAGGTGCGCGATGCCCGGCGGACCGTGCCGCGCGCGCTCGTACTGGGCACGGGGCTCGTCTGCAGCTTGTATCTGGTCACGAACATCGCCTACCTGAACGTGCTGCCGCTCGCGGGCACGCCCGACGGCACCGACGCGCTCGCGCGCGGCATCCAGCACGCCGCCGCCGACCGCGTGGGCAGCGCAGTCGTGGAACGCCTCGCCGGCGGAAGCCTCGGCGCCACGATCATGGCGCTCGGGGTCATGGTGTCCACCTTCGGCTGCGCCAACGGCCTCGTGCTCGCGGGCGCGCGGGTTGCCTGGGCGATGGCACGCGATGGGCGCTTCCTGGCCGTGGCGGCGCGCCTGAACGCCCGGCACGTCCCGGGTCCGGCGCTCTGGCTGCAGGGCGCGTGGGCGTCGGTGCTGGCGCTCTCGGGGCGGTACAGCGACCTGCTCGATTACGTCATCGTCGCCGAGCTGCTCTTCTACCTGCTCACGGTGGGCGGGCTCCTCGTGCTCGCGCGGCGGAGCGGCGAACGCCCGCGGGGGGCGGGCTACCCGTGGCTGCAGCTCGCGTACCTCGTGCTGGTGGCCGCCCTGGTCGTCGATCTGCTGGTCACGAAGCCGGCGTACACGTGGGGGAGCGTCGCGGTGGTGGCGAGCGGGGTGCCGTTCTACGCGCTCTGGGGGAGAAGCGCGGCCGCATGA